A genomic stretch from Hemibagrus wyckioides isolate EC202008001 linkage group LG20, SWU_Hwy_1.0, whole genome shotgun sequence includes:
- the scn12aa gene encoding sodium channel, voltage gated, type XII, alpha a isoform X1, translating into MCTILTNCFFMAMSDPAHWTKYLEYTFTGIYTFESLIKILARGFCIGPFTFLRDPWNWLDFSVIVMAYVTEFVDLGNVSALRTFRVLRALKTISVIPGLKTIVGALIQSVKKLADVMILTVFCLSVFALIGLQLFMGVLRQKCIRSTAHCVNSTYPGNGSFFCNNKTWHSIKDFVSSEENFYIIEGAKDALICGYSSDAGKCPDGFECLKMGRNPNYGYTSFDSFGWAFLALFRLMTQDYWENLYHQTLRSAGKTYMIFFVLVIFLGSFYLVNLILAVVAMAYEEQNQATIAEAWQKEREFQLAMEQLRREQKALGKQSKEPELSPFQEISPSPFSRKGSRDHRSRSFRTMSEEAEDDTPDEKLVYPLLATLSSHPLSTRRDSNSSVFTFYLRKNSEADDHNCVLYEGRSRAGSTVIPWHKRRTSSIRSHCSQIVKPSFAINGWLEVLPDQKRTGGISPHTSTLFPEHSMEKVKEELTCSEDHANEVKSKSMQQEQVEALPPTRKRELSSVSFFSDAMDEFEEARQKCPPCWYVFAKKYLIWTCSPAWLGLKELVKVMVMDPFLDLAITICIVLNTLFMALEHYPMTEEFNGMLSVGNLVFTGIFTAEMVMKLIALDPYYYFQQGWNIFDGIIVCLSLMELGLSNVEGLSVLRSFRLLRVFKLAKSWPTLNTLIKIIGNSVGALGNLTLVLAIIVFIFAVVGMQLFGKNYQDCVCKISTDCTLPRWHMKDFFHSFLIVFRVLCGEWIETMWDCMEVAGQPLCILVFMLVMVIGNLVVLNLFLALLLSSFSSDNLSAPEEDGEMNNLQIAIARIHAGLVWILGVIKDLFSGNLTKRWHRDKQERAAKCHGTNHVDCNGTAGRISSYAEKHVTLEREDSYMTNPSLSICVPIAPGESDMEFPEEEEDDTETSEDELNKPGTKQGFWLNQEVISLSEGSTVDLTNPGGEEEDAQLAGDTMEPEECFPEFCMRHCEWCDIYTTQGLGLVWWRLRKTCYQIVEHSWFETFIIFMILLSSGALAFEDIYIEQKKVVKVVLEYADKVFTYIFVLEMLLKWIAYGFKKYFTNYWCWLDFLIVDVSLISLVANSLGYSDFGAIKSLRTLRALRPLRALSRFEGMRVVVNALIGAIPSIMNVLLVCLIFWLIFSIMGVNLFAGKFGKCVNRTGYIHNASTVNNKSECLAMNNTQFYWTRVKVNFDNVGLGYLSLLQVATFKGWMEIMYAAVDSRGVEEQPIKEINLYMYLYFVIFIIFGSFFTLNLFIGVIIDNFNQQKRKIGGQDIFMTEEQKKYYNAMKKLGSKKPQKPIPRPTNILQGFFFDLVSKQAFDITIMMLIILNMITMMLETDEQSPRMEYILNNINLAFIVIFSTECVVKIFALRCYFFTVSWNIFDFVVVILSIVGIVLADIIEKYFVSPTLFRVIRLARIGRVLRLIRAAKGIRTLLFALMMSLPALFNIGLLLFLVMFIYAIFGMANFAYVKKHGGIDDMFNFETFGNSIICLFQITTSAGWNNLLDPILSNSPEECNPHIVNTGTNIKGNCGNPSVGITFFVSYIIISFLIVVNMYIAIILENFSVATEESTEPLTEDDFEMFYEVWEKFDVEATHFIEYSKLSSFADALSEPLRIAKPNKLKLISMDLPMVSGDKIHCLDILFAFTKRVLGESGEMDALKQQMEEKFMISNPSKTSYEPITTTLRRKQEEVSATTIQRAYRRRLVKQQRKNPSYMYQQINQEASVDAQKKQGLIGHMIKEHYDPEEELVEEFQHCSLPSYETVSMAPVGLFQVLIPASKNLAACESYSIEETFV; encoded by the exons AtatgtgacagagtttgtggaTCTTGGCAATGTCTCAGCATTACGAACATTCCGAGTCCTGAGAGCCTTGAAAACCATATCCGTCATCCCAG GTCTGAAGACCATTGTGGgagctctgatccagtcagTAAAGAAGCTAGCAGACGTGAtgatcctgactgtgttctgcCTTAGTGTCTTTGCTCTGATCGGTCTTCAGCTCTTCATGGGTGTCTTACGGCAGAAATGTATCCGCAGCACTGCTCACTGTGTCAATTCCACCTATCCAGGAAATGGCAGCTTTTTCTGTAACAACAAGACCTGGCACTCCATAAAGGACTTTGTTAGCAGTGAAG AAAACTTCTACATAATTGAAGGAGCCAAGGACGCATTAATATGTGGATATAGCAGTGATGCTGG AAAGTGTCCAGATGGGTTTGAGTGTTTGAAGATGGGTAGAAACCCAAACTATGGCTACACAAGTTTTGACAGTTTTGGCTGGGCCTTCCTAGCACTCTTTAGACTAATGACACAAGACTACTGGGAAAACCTCTACCACCAG ACTCTACGTTCAGCTGGTAAAACCTACATGATCTTCTTTGTGCTGGTGATCTTCCTGGGCTCATTCTACCTGGTAAACCTGATTCTGGCTGTGGTGGCCATGGCATATGAGGAACAGAACCAGGCCACCATTGCCGAGGCTtggcaaaaagagagagagttccAGCTGGCCATGGAACAGCTTCGCAGAGAGCAGAAG GCATTAGGAAAACAAAGCAAGGAACCTGAACTGAGTCCATTTCAAGAGATCTCTCCATCACCGTTTAGTCGCAAGGGGTCCAGAGATCATCGATCCAGATCCTTCAGAACCATGTCAGAGGAAGCAGAGGATGATACACCTGATGAGAAG TTGGTGTACCCACTCCTAGCCACACTCTCCTCCCATCCTTTGAGCACACGGCGGGACAGCAATAGCAGTGTGTTCACTTTTTATCTGCGCAAAAACTCAGAGGCTGATGATCACAACTGTGTCCTCTATGAAGGACGGAGTCGGGCAGGATCCACAGTGATACCCTGGCACAAACGTCGCACAAGTAGCATTAGGAGCCACTGCTCTCAAATAGTTAAACCCAGCTTTGCCATCAATGGATGGCTTGAAGTTTTGCCGGACCAGAAGAGAACTGGTGGCATCAGCCCACACACATCTACCTTGTTTCCAGAACACAGCATGGAAAAGGTCAAAGAG GAGCTGACATGTTCAGAAGACCATGCTAATGAAGTCAAATCCAAATCCATGCAGCAAGAGCAGGTAGAAGCTTTGCCGCCCACCCGGAAGCGAGAACTCAGCTCAGTCAGTTTCTTCAGTGATGCCATGGATG aaTTTGAAGAGGCCCGTCAGAAGTGCCCTCCTTGCTGGTACGTGTTTGCTAAAAAGTATCTGATATGGACATGCTCTCCAGCATGGCTTGGTCTGAAGGAGTTAGTAAAGGTCATGGTGATGGATCCTTTCCTGGACCTTGCTATCACTATCTGCATTGTGCTCAACACACTCTTTATGGCATTGGAGCATTACCCCATGACTGAAGAATTTAATGGCATGCTGAGTGTGGGGAACCTG GTGTTCACTGGGATCTTCACAGCTGAGATGGTAATGAAGCTCATTGCTCTGGACCCATACTACTACTTCCAGCAAGGCTGGAACATCTTTGATGGGATTATTGTTTGCTTGAGTTTGATGGAACTTGGTCTGTCCAATGTTGAGGGATTATCTGTGCTACGTTCATTCAGACTG CTGAGAGTCTTCAAACTGGCCAAGTCATGGCCCACGCTCAATACTCTAATAAAAATCATCGGCAACTCTGTGGGAGCCCTGGGCAATTTGACCCTTGTCCTAGCCATCATCGTCTTCATCTTTGCTGTGGTTGGAATGCAGCTATTTGGAAAGAACTACcaagattgtgtgtgtaagatcagCACAGACTGCACTCTGCCGCGTTGGCACATGAAGGACTTCTTCCACTCATTTCTGATTGTTTTCCGTGTACTGTGTGGTGAATGGATCGAGACTATGTGGGACTGCATGGAGGTGGCTGGCCAGCCACTCTGCATCCTCGTCTTCATGCTGGTTATGGTCATTGGAAACCTAGTG GTTCTGAACCTCTTCTTGGCTCTATTGCTAAGCTCCTTCAGCTCTGATAACCTGTCTGCTCCAGAGGAGGATGGTGAGATGAACAACCTACAAATAGCCATCGCACGTATACACGCTGGTCTCGTCTGGATCCTGGGAGTCATCAAGGACCTCTTCAGTGGCAACCTGACCAAACGCTGGCACAGGGATAAGCAAGAACGGGCAGCCAAGTGTCATGGCACCAATCATGTTGACTGTAATGGGACCGCTGGGAGAATCAGCAGTTATGCAGAGAAACATGTCACCTTAGAAAGAGAGGACAGCTACATGACTAATCCCAGCTTAAGCATATGTGTTCCAATTGCACCTGGAGAATCTGACATGGAGTTtcctgaggaagaggaagatgacACAGAGACATCAGAAGATGAATTAAACAAACCA GGCACTAAACAGGGCTTTTGGCTTAATCAGGAAGTGATCAGCTTGTCAGAAGGAAGTACTGTGGATCTGACGAATccaggaggagaagaggaggacgCCCAGCTAGCTGGAGACACCATGGAGCCAGAAGAGTGTTTCCCTGAGT TCTGTATGCGTCACTGTGAATGGTGTGACATCTACACGACCCAGGGTTTAGGCCTGGTTTGGTGGAGGCTGAGGAAGACCTGCTACCAAATTGTGGAGCACAGCTGGTTTGAgaccttcatcatcttcatgatCCTGCTCAGCAGTGGAGCTTTG GCGTTTGAAGACATTTATATCGAACAGAAGAAAGTGGTGAAAGTGGTGCTAGAATATGCGGACAAGGTCTTCACCTACATCTTTGTGTTGGAGATGCTCCTGAAATGGATTGCGTATGGATTTAAGAAGTACTTCACTAACTACTGGTGCTGGCTGGATTTCCTGATAGTGGAT GTATCGTTAATTAGCTTGGTGGCGAACTCTCTGGGCTACTCAGACTTCGGAGCTATTAAATCCCTGCGGACCCTGAGAGCCCTCAGACCACTAAGAGCTCTGTCCAGATTTGAAGGAATGCGA gTGGTGGTGAATGCACTAATTGGTGCCATCCCCTCCATCATGAACGTACTGCTGGTATGTCTGATCTTCTGGCTGATCTTCAGCATCATGGGTGTCAATCTCTTTGCTGGGAAATTTGGGAAGTGTGTCAACAGGACCGGCTACATCCATAACGCCTCAACTGTGAACAATAAATCAGAATGTCTGGCCATGAACAACACTCAGTTCTACTGGACCAGGGTGAAGGTTAACTTCGACAATGTAGGGTTGGGCTACCTCTCGCTTTTGCAAGTC GCAACTTTCAAAGGCTGGATGGAAATCATGTATGCAGCAGTGGATTCACGTGGG GTAGAAGAGCAGCCCATTAAGGAGATTAACCTGTACATGTACCTTTACTttgtcatcttcatcatctttggTTCATTCTTCACGTTAAACTTATTTATTGGTGTAATTATCGACAACTTCAATCAGCAGAAGAGAAAGATAG GTGGACAGGACATCTTTATGACTGAGGAACAGAAAAAGTATTATAACGCCATGAAAAAACTGGGGTCTAAAAAGCCACAGAAGCCCATCCCGAGGCCGACG AATATTCTGCAAGGATTCTTCTTTGATTTGGTCTCCAAGCAAGCGTTTGACATCACAATCATGATGCTCATCATCTTGAACATGATCACCATGATGCTGGAGACAGACGAGCAGTCTCCTCGAATGGAGTACATTCTCAACAATATCAACCTGGCTTTCATCGTCATCTTCAGCACTGAATGCGTCGTGAAGATCTTTGCTCTCCGCTGCTACTTCTTCACCGTCAGCTGGAACATCTTTGACTTTGTAGTGGTCATCCTGTCTATCGTTG GAATTGTCCTGGCTGATATCATCGAGAAATACTTTGTGTCTCCAACTTTATTTCGGGTGATCAGACTAGCCAGAATAGGACGGGTCCTACGGCTCATACGAGCAGCAAAAGGAATAAGGACGTTACTCTTTGCCTTAATGATGTCACTGCCAGCCCTCTTTAACATTGGCCTTCTGCTGTTCCTTGTCATGTTTATTTATGCCATATTTGGAATGGCCAACTTTGCCTATGTGAAGAAGCATGGTGGGATCGATGACATGTTTAACTTTGAAACCTTTGGAAACAGTATTATATGCCTGTTCCAGATTACCACTTCTGCTGGCTGGAACAATTTACTGGATCCCATTCTAAGCAACTCGCCAGAGGAATGTAACCCACACATCGTCAACACAGGTACTAATATAAAGGGCAACTGCGGAAACCCGTCTGTGggaattacattttttgttagttacatcatcatctccttccTCATAGTTGTTAACATGTACATTGCCATCATTTTGGAGAACTTCAGTGTGGCCACAGAGGAGAGCACTGAGCCTCTCACTGAGGACGACTTTGAGATGTTCTACGAGGTATGGGAGAAGTTTGATGTGGAAGCAACGCATTTCATCGAATACTCCAAGCTTTCCAGTTTTGCAGACGCACTTTCCGAGCCCCTGCGGATTGCCAAACCCAACAAGCTCAAGCTGATTTCGATGGATCTACCCATGGTGAGTGGAGACAAGATCCACTGCTTGGACATCCTGTTTGCCTTCACCAAACGTGTACTGGGTGAGTCGGGTGAGATGGATGCCCTCAAGCAACAGATGGAGGAGAAGTTTATGATATCCAACCCTTCCAAGACCTCCTACGAACCCATTACCACCACTCTCCGGCGCAAGCAGGAGGAGGTCTCGGCCACCACGATCCAGCGGGCGTACAGGAGGCGCCTAGTCAAACAGCAGAGAAAGAATCCTTCCTATATGTACCAACAAATCAACCAAGAGGCATCAGTGGATGCTCAGAAAAAGCAGGGGCTCATTGGACATATGATTAAAGAGCATTATGACCCTGAGGAGGAGCTGGTTGAGGAGTTTCAGCACTGCTCCCTTCCTTCCTATGAAACTGTCTCTATGGCTCCAGTTGGATTGTTCCAGGTGCTGATACCAGCCTCCAAGAACCTTGCAGCTTGTGAGTCTTACAGCATTGAAGAAACCTTTGTGTAA
- the LOC131371123 gene encoding activin receptor type-2B, translating into MFAHWVTLALIRGSFLAGPGQGEVGTRECVYYNDNWQAERTNQSGYERCEGEKDKRQHCYASWINSSGSIHLVKKGCWLDDFNCYDRQECVATEERPQVFFCCCEGNYCNEKFTHLPEVNTPAVKIQPPPVGPSLLGVLAYSLLPLLVLSLALVLACWTYHQRKAPYGHVDINQGVGPAPPSPSLVGLKPLQLLEMKARGRFGCVWKAQLLTEYVAVKIFPVQDKQSWQNEREIYLTEGLRHENLLCYISAEKRGTNLEMELWLITEFHERGSLTDYLKGNVVNWHELCHIAESMARGLAYLHEDLSYRPEAPKPAIAHRDFKSKNVLLRTDLTAVIGDFGLAVRFEPGKTPGDTHGQVGTRRYMAPEVLEGAINFHRDAFLRIDMYALGLVLWELLSRCTAADGSVREYMLPFEEEVGQHPSLEDLQDVVVHKKMRPMLKDCWLKHPGLAQMCETVEECWDHDAEARLSAGCVEERIITLTRASNTTNSSTSECPVSVIMIDSDSTLPLKEASM; encoded by the exons ATGTTTGCTCACTGGGTGACACTGGCACTTATCCGGGGAAGTTTCTTAGCAG GACCCGGGCAAGGCGAGGTCGgcaccagagagtgtgtgtactatAATGATAACTGGCAAGCTGAGCGGACTAATCAGAGTGGCTACGAGAGATGCGAGGGAGAAAAGGACAAGCGACAGCACTGCTACGCGTCCTGGATCAACTCTTCAGGAAGCATACACCTGGTGAAAAAGGGCTGCTGGCTCGATGACTTCAACTGCTATGACAG ACAAGAGTGTGTGGCCACAGAGGAACGCCCTCAGGTGTTTTTCTGCTGCTGCGAGGGAAATTACTGCAATGAAAAATTCACACACCTGCCAGAAGTCAACACGCCTGCAG TGAAGATTCAGCCTCCTCCGGTGGGACCGTCCCTGCTTGGTGTGTTGGCAtactctctccttcctctgctTGTGCTGTCTCTGGCCTTGGTGCTCGCCTGCTGGACATACCACCAGCGCAAAGCTCCATACGGTCATGTGGACATTAACCAG GGTGTGGGTCCTgctcctccatctccatctctggTAGGTCTGAAGCCACTACAGCTGCTGGAAATGAAAGCAAGGGGGCGTTTCGGGTGCGTGTGGAAGGCTCAGCTGCTAACCGAATATGTCGCAGTCAAGATATTCCCCGTTCAG GATAAGCAATCATggcagaatgagagagaaatttACCTCACTGAGGGGCTGAGACATGAGAACCTGCTATGCTACATCTCTGCGGAAAAACGAGGAACCAACCTGGAAATGGAGCTGTGGCTCATCACCGAATTCCATGAAAGG GGATCTTTAACAGACTACCTGAAGGGGAATGTGGTGAATTGGCATGAGTTGTGCCACATTGCAGAGAGCATGGCCCGAGGCCTTGCCTACCTACATGAGGATCTATCCTACAGACCGGAGGCACCCAAACCAGCAATCGCACACAG GGACTTTAAGAGTAAGAATGTGCTGCTCAGGACTGATTTGACTGCTGTGATTGGTGACTTTGGCCTGGCTGTGCGCTTCGAACCTGGAAAGACACCAGGAGATACTCATGGCCAG GTTGGTACAAGGCGCTACATGGCCCCGGAGGTGCTGGAGGGTGCAATAAACTTTCACAGGGATGCATTTTTGAGGATTGATATGTATGCTTTGGGCCTGGTGCTCTGGGAACTGCTGTCCCGCTGCACTGCTGCTGATG GCTCTGTACGTGAGTACATGCTCCCGTTTGAGGAGGAGGTGGGCCAACACCCATCTCTGGAGGATCTGCAGGATGTGGTGGTCCATAAGAAGATGAGGCCCATGCTGAAGGACTGCTGGCTCAAACATCcg ggaTTGGCTCAGATGTGCGAGACAGTAGAAGAGTGCTGGGACCACGACGCAGAGGCCCGTCTGTCCGCAGGCTGCGTGGAAGAACgcatcatcaccctcaccagggcatccaacaccaccaacagTTCTACCTCAGAGTGCCCGGTCTCCGTGATTATGATAGACAGCGACTCAACTTTACCACTCAAAGAGGCCAGCATGTGA
- the ly97.3 gene encoding CD59 glycoprotein produces the protein MRSLVFAIVLVLLVASGSALDCYHCQPKKAGEACEVTTLTCPEKKDACVAVKFTKAPYGHYQKCTAMADCELLKLNAYMNVKCCQNDLCNTM, from the exons ATGAGAAGTCTGGTTTTCGCCATCGTTCTGGTTCTACTGGTAGCCAGCG ggtcGGCTCTGGATTGCTACCATTGCCAACCCAAGAAGGCAGGTGAGGCGTGTGAGGTCACTACGCTGACCTGTCCTGAGAAAAAAGACGCCTGCGTCGCTGTCAAGTTCACCAAAGCCCCAT ACGGACACTACCAGAAGTGCACGGCCATGGCTGACTGTGAGCTTCTGAAGCTGAACGCCTACATGAACGTCAAATGCTGCCAGAATGACCTCTGTAACACCATGTGA